Proteins encoded by one window of Channa argus isolate prfri chromosome 13, Channa argus male v1.0, whole genome shotgun sequence:
- the LOC137139097 gene encoding uncharacterized protein translates to MPGKCKFQDSWLSKEIYKDWLVKDVQDIHFARCRACCKSIKLQTMGEAALTSHAGGAGHKAAVRKLVEAGKLMMIHSTVQMNGSLNPSEDSKEQIVLCHQGDALDRITDSDWSNVHHSSTSNSTCHKAEQQDVTFPAAYFTAPGTSRLISQCLPTSGAKTEDSGCRSIQQDTVDLLRLEHQQRTEALEQQQQQMKILEWENRMKVLAWEQELVREKRRAVRQKEKAFRMKKAYYKAKLKRMGEDVPPSSCSSDEEEKASELTG, encoded by the exons ATGCCTGGAAAATGTAAATTCCAGGACTCTTGGCTCTCAAAGGAAATTTACAAAGACTGGCTGGTCAAGGACGTCCAGGACATTCACTTCGCCAGATGTAGGGCCTGTTGTAAATCCATTAAACTTCAAACCATGGGCGAGGCTGCTCTCACCAGCCATGCAGGGGGAGCCGGCCACAAAGCAGCTGTCCGCAAGCTAGTGGAAG CAGGCAAATTGATGATGATACATTCTACTGTGCAGATGAATGGCAGCCTGAACCCG AGTGAGGACAGCAAGGAGCAAATAGTCCTCTGCCACCAGGGTGATGCTTTGGACCGAATAACAGACAGCGATTGGTCAAATGTGCACCACAGCTCCACTTCAAACTCCACCTGCCACAAAGCAGAGCAACAGGATGTGACATTTCCTGCTGCCTACTTCACAGCACCAG GCACGTCCAGGCTCATCAGTCAATGCCTTCCTACGTCAGGTGCTAAAACCGAGGACTCCGGCTGCCGCTCAATTCAGCAAGACACTGTGGATCTGTTGAGGCTGGAGCACCAGCAGCGAACAGAGGctctggagcagcagcagcagcagatgaagATCCTGGAGTGGGAGAACAGGATGAAGGTGCTGGCGTGGGAGCAGGAGCTggtgagagagaagaggagagcagTCCGGCAGAAGGAGAAAGCTTTCAGGATGAAGAAGGCATACTACAAAGCCAAGTTAAAGCGGATGGGCGAGGATGTGCCACCATCATCCTGCAGCAGCGATGAAGAGGAGAAAGCATCTGAACTGACAGGATGA
- the wdr6 gene encoding WD repeat-containing protein 6 yields METAALVAPVTALEFLNNAFLLTGEGPVLQVYSLHPRPKACASLNVLQHFRIHGIRPRRYATVPAESCDAGAYRKKKPELSSSTQSNLFDLAVFGGKSVRLVRLHVDLQDGGYLCLEILGPLMQLQDWALDARWLSGDNHSLLCVAVAHNSALLLDVVTGTVLSQHSCLEGCLLYSALLLVHNSWADTVFVGGTVFNQLVLWKPGGGNDSENKASVERRLHGHSGVIFSISYLQEKGWLASASDDRSVRVWNVGVLGGPGGKCGDLNPACLRVLYGHQARVFSVHLSTEKVFSAGEDGACLVWDWAGGGKVVQTLKGHRAGGVRALAISKVTGDKERWVATGGADGGVRLWRVKETEERKEEMKETVTEKLTDLMFPGQGTPKVVCIAGEENANWTQSEFVVCTDQGTVYKYSAWQWEIIWQGPSEFQSYCVMETVSISSKESTAKVHLCAVGNLSGSIHVFPISHPQSGITLSGGSGKIHSLIWQEQGESVCLLASGAEGLVYRWCIEVKSKENCSLVLVVSPLSSFLLPPCAKRWLTAAVCLHSQLQENLWVCGDRRGSLLLFQEEKAHLQKKKDDGEAGDLFLTGTEKAKVEQNESDGNQINTIMKQRETKEVNDLRLQPLSCLFGVHGKQGVTSVCEYHGLLYSTGRDGCVRVFRVQPTPPENLEENRTGKPVEKNGNFQLVILRVQRACKGMEWLERVLILKSEIPEEEEFTYEETTEDKGKESRFVIVGFHAVHFVVWDPVRQERLLAVPCGGGHRSWRLWPSNRGVWPGYGALVFIKKGAVLASHLPGEEPNGAGRAGMTGGLILREGIHGRGIGCVCRLGKITVAENDLQTTGNMTEVEEIEEETQEGHWEVVVTGGEDTSLTVLAIQSNSGSIKVLSVITDHISSVRTVTAVTSKMGDSENQSQSISALLVSAGGRAQMQCYRLSIGWDRQRLVPSCQVIQVASHRLDEQWEKRRNRHKMVKMNPETRYMSVVVVDEATDCVLIALGCSDGAVRLFSVSEVKRQINLLWESFYHQRCVLTVATCSTEADEGNRYKLLFSAATDGKIAVWNLTEALSSANDASAPPIPCLSISAHQSGVNSLAVWTDKPGQKEVGCLVTVASGGDDGQLTVSRIRLQFPETGNISEPLSFLETPLQPLNRLQLHLHAQSHVPLAHAAPTTALKLLRPGHLVSTSSDQRVCLWRVFSTGISHRRTLFSHVADAAGLAVWEEQMTQEGEGDKKWKTTFERLESRQEKDLWFNKDMETVDGAKGGETVEAMSETSEPVCKTCDEKGNDGAGKCRDQRDTDSIATTESEVNTDMALEACESRKKKKTETGLLLVCGQGLQLVRVRNTEKEAKASVGRIK; encoded by the exons ATGGAGACAGCAGCCCTGGTAGCTCCGGTCACGGCTCTGGAGTTCCTTAATAATGCGTTTCTACTGACAG GTGAGGGTCCAGTTTTGCAGGTGTACAGTCTCCACCCACGACCTAAAGCCTGTGCCTCACTAAATGTGCTTCAGCACTTCAGAATCCATGGAATACGACCTAGACGTTATGCAACTGTCCCAGCTGAGAGCTGTGATGCAGGAGCTTACAGAAAGAAGAAACCTG AACTGAGCTCCAGCACACAGTCCAACCTCTTTGACCTTGCAGTGTTTGGAGGCAAGTCTGTTAGGCTGGTGAGGCTCCACGTGGATCTCCAGGATGGGGGCTATTTGTGTTTGGAAATACTGGGTCCCCTCATGCAGCTGCAAGACTGGGCTCTAGATGCCCGCTGGCTATCTGGAGACAACCACTCACTTCTCTGTGTGGCTGTGGCCCACAATAGTGCTCTTCTATTGGATGTTGTTACAGGAACTGTCCTAAGTCAGCACTCCTGTCTGGAGGGATGTTTGCTGTACTCTGCACTTCTTCTGGTACATAATTCATGGGCAGATACTGTCTTTGTAGGAGGTACTGTTTTCAACCAGCTGGTTCTCTGGAAGCCTGGAGGAGGGAACGACTCTGAAAATAAAGCTTCAGTTGAGAGACGTCTGCACGGCCACAGTGGTGTTATCTTCAGCATCTCGTACCTCCAGGAGAAAGGCTGGCTGGCTTCAGCTTCTGACGACCGCAGTGTACGGGTGTGGAATGTGGGGGTTTTAGGGGGTCCCGGAGGCAAATGTGGGGACTTAAACCCAGCTTGTTTAAGGGTCTTATATGGGCACCAGGCTAGGGTATTCTCCGTGcatctctccacagagaaagtgTTCAGTGCTGGGGAAGATGGTGCCTGTTTAGTCTGGGACTGGGCTGGAGGTGGGAAGGTGGTTCAGACATTGAAGGGACACAGAGCAGGGGGAGTTCGTGCACTGGCAATCAGTAAGGTAacaggagacaaagagagatggGTGGCTACAGGTGGGGCAGATGGAGGGGTGAGGTTGTGGAGGGTGAAAGAAActgaggagaggaaggaggagatgaAGGAAACAGTGACAGAGAAGCTTACTGACCTGATGTTCCCTGGTCAGGGCACACCTAAAGTGGTTTGTATAGCAGGGGAAGAAAATGCAAATTGGACCCAGAGTGAGTTTGTAGTTTGCACTGACCAAGGCACAGTTTATAAATACAGTGCTTGGCAGTGGGAGATCATATGGCAAGGGCCTTCTGAGTTTCAGTCTTACTGTGTTATGGAAACAGTATCTATCAGTAGCAAAGAGTCAACAGCCAAAGTTCATTTGTGTGCTGTGGGAAACCTCAGTGGGTCCATACATGTCTTCCCCATTTCTCATCCTCAATCTGGAATTACTCTCAGTGGTGGTTCAGGAAAGATACATAGTCTAATTTGGCAGGAGCAAggggaaagtgtgtgtttgttagcaTCAGGGGCTGAAGGACTTGTCTATCGCTGGTGTATAGAGGtgaaatcaaaagaaaactgTTCCTTAGTTCTCGTTGTAAGTCCTCTTTCATCTTTCCTACTTCCCCCCTGCGCCAAACGCTGGTTGACGGCTGCAGTCTGCCTCCATTCCCAGTTACAGGAAAATCTGTGGGTTTGTGGGGACAGGAGAGGGTCCCTGCTTTTGTTTCAGGAGGAAAAAGCTCacctgcaaaagaaaaaagatgatggAGAAGCAGGTGACCTTTTCCTTACAGGAACAGAAAAAGCTAAAGttgaacaaaatgaaagtgatgGAAATCAAATAAACACTATCATGAAGCAGAGAGAAACTAAAGAAGTGAATGACCTGAGGCTGCAGCCACTGAGCTGCCTCTTTGGGGTGCATGGAAAACAGGGTGTAACTTCAGTATGTGAATACCACGGACTGCTCTATAGCACTGGAAGGGACGGCTGTGTCAGAGTCTTTAGAGTGCAGCCAACACCACCAGAAAACCTCGAAGAAAACAGAACTGGAAAGCCTGTGgagaaaaatggaaattttCAATTAGTGATTCTGCGAGTGCAGCGTGCCTGCAAGGGTATGGAGTGGCTGGAGAGGGTTTTGATTCTCAAATCTGAAATTCCGGAGGAAGAGGAGTTCACATATGAAGAAACAACAGAGGACAAGGGAAAAGAATCAAGGTTTGTTATTGTTGGCTTCCATGCTGTTCACTTTGTAGTTTGGGACCCAGTGAGGCAAGAGAGGCTGTTAGCAGTGCCTTGTGGTGGAGGCCATCGGTCTTGGAGACTCTGGCCTTCCAACAGAGGGGTTTGGCCTGGTTATGGAGCTCTTGTGTTCATCAAGAAGGGGGCTGTCCTGGCTTCACACCTGCCTGGAGAAGAACCAAACGGGGCAGGGAGGGCAGGAATGACTGGAGGATTGATCTTGAGGGAGGGCATCCATGGGAGGGGGAttgggtgtgtgtgcaggctGGGGAAGATAACGGTAGCTGAGAATGATCTTCAAACAACTGGAAATATGACTGAAGTTGAAGAAATAGaggaagagacacaggaggGACATTGGGAGGTAGTGGTGACAGGAGGAGAGGACACTAGCTTAACCGTTCTGGCAATACAGTCAAACTCTGGCAGCATCAAAGTTCTCTCAGTAATTACTGACCACATCTCAAGCGTGCGGACTGTAACCGCGGTGACAAGTAAAATGGGAGACAGTGAAAATCAATCACAGTCTATCTCCGCCCTGCTTGTGTCAGCTGGTGGCCGGGCTCAAATGCAGTGCTACCGCCTGTCGATTGGCTGGGACAGGCAGAGACTGGTTCCCTCCTGCCAGGTGATCCAGGTGGCCAGTCATAGATTGGACGAACAgtgggagaagaggaggaaccGACACAAGATGGTTAAAATGAACCCAGAAACAAG GTACATGTCTGTGGTGGTGGTAGATGAGGCGACAGACTGTGTTCTGATAGCTCTGGGCTGCAGTGATGGGGCTGTCAG GTTGTTCTCAGTCAGTGAAGTAAAACGTCAAATTAATTTGTTGTGGGAGTCCTTTTACCACCAGCGCTGTGTGCTCACTGTCGCCACCTGCAGCACAGAGGCCGATGAAGGCAACAG GTATAAGCTGTTGTTTAGTGCTGCAACAGACGGGAAAATTGCAGTGTGGAATTTGACTGAAGCCTTGTCCTCTGCCAATGATGCTTCAGCTCCACCAATCCCCTGCCTCAGCATTTCTGCCCATCAGAGTGGTGTCAACTCATTGGCTGTTTGGACAGACAAACCGGGACAAAAAGAGGTCGGTTGCCTGGTAACCGTTGCTAGCGGAGGGGATGATGGACAGCTGACGGTGTCCAGGATTAGGCTGCAGTTCCCAGAAACTGGGAATATTTCTGAGCCCCTAAGCTTTCTAGAAACACCACTGCAACCCCTAAACCGCCTTCAGCTCCATCTTCATGCTCAGTCCCATGTCCCACTGGCCCACGCAGCCCCTACGACTGCGTTGAAGCTCCTGAGACCCGGGCACTTGGTTTCTACATCTTCAGATCAGAGGGTTTGCCTTTGGAGGGTCTTCAGTACAGGTATCAGCCACAGGAGGACGCTGTTCTCCCATGTTGCAGACGCTGCAGGACTCGCAGTGTGGGAGGAGCAGATGACACAGGAGGGGGAAGGAGATAAAAAGTGGAAGACAACATTTGAAAGATTAGAGTCGAGGCAGGAAAAAGACTTGTGGTTCAACAAGGATATGGAAACAGTTGATGGGGCCAAAGGTGGAGAAACTGTTGAAGCAATGAGTGAGACCAGTGAACCAGTTTGCAAGACCTGTGATGAGAAAGGAAATGACGGAGCTGGAAAATGTAGAGATCAAAGAGACACTGACAGTATAGCTACGACAGAGAGTGAGGTCAACACTGATATGGCCTTAGAGGCCTGtgagagcaggaagaagaagaagacagagacaggattgtTGTTGGTCTGTGGCCAGGGCCTCCAATTAGTACGAgtcagaaatacagagaaggagGCTAAAGCCAGCGTAGgcagaataaaataa